The stretch of DNA AGGTCCACCTATCGAAGCGCAAGTTCTTGCCCGCCGTGCTGTTGATTTAGCAGACTCGAAGCAGGCAAATGATATTATAATGCTCGACGTTCGCCCATTAGCCACCTTCGCCGATTTTCTGGTGATTTGTACGGCTGGCAATGAGCGGATGGTGCGGGCAGTCGTAAAAGAAATTGATGATCAGTTAGTCCAAGAAGGTGCAGCCACCCCCAAAATCGAAGGTTCACCCGAAACTGGCTGGGTTTTGCTCGATTTTGGTGATGTGGTTGTGCACATATTTAGCCCTGAACAACGCGATTTTTACAAGCTCGATAAATTGTGGCAAAAAGCTACGCCAGTTGTCGTTCTTCAGTAATCGGCGGGTCAAGGACGATCACGTGCGAGGTACATCATGAACAAATCTACACAACGCGAACGCTATGTCGTCTTTGCGCTTGGAGCAGCAGCCGGAAGTGCCCTAGGCTTGATTCTCGGTTCGGTCTTGGCTTATTCGTTAGGCGAGGATACGGTTCGAGCGATCGGGCGAGGGTTCCGCCGCCTCACAGGCCGCGACCGGAAACCCAACTTCGAGCTATTTCTTCAATAATAACAACAGCAAGGCCGACTCGTTTGAGTCGGCCTTGCTGCTTGAGTGGATATGCAAAACCCAATTTAAAGCTCAAGTGAGTTGGCGCGTAAGCCGCGATCACTTGCCGAAACGCTGACCCGCACGGTGTCACCGACTTGCACGCGATTGCTGACATGGTTGAATAAGGTCGAATGAACATAGGCATCGCCATGGTTATCGCTCAGTGCGACAAACATAAACCGCCCTTGAGGGTCGATATAATCAACCCGCGCACTGAGCACACCTGTTGGCGCATTGCCACTGAATGTGCGATTGCGTTCACGTGGGCCATTGCTCCACTCGCGCCGCTGGCCATTTTGGCTTGGGCGGGCTGAACCAAAGCGATCACGACGTTCAAATGAGCGTTCGCAGCTATAGCCACCAGCTTCGCGCTGTTCGTAAGCGCGAATGCGTGGTGTTGGCGGCAAAGCGCTGGTCACCAAAACCTCGTTGGCTTCATCACCCTTCATACCCCGAACCACCACAAAACTAACTTCCTCCCCCTCAACTAACCAACGTCGCCCATCGCCCAAGGCCCGTCGATGGACAAACAGCGATGTGCCTGCATGGGTTGTGATAAAGCCATACGATTTTTCCGGATCAAACCACGCCACCGTGCCAGTACTACGCTCATTCATGACCCATGTCTCCATGTTGTATTGGTGCTCGCCATACCCATATAGCGAATCAGGATTTATATTGATACAAAGTATCATTAAATAGAAGGCTTGTCAAGCAGAGTGATCATGTTAAAATCGAAGTGAATTTGGACTAGCAGGAGCGCGTAATGAGTGAAGATTATGAATGGACGGCCAAGACAGTTCAGACATTAATTCAACGGCCTGAGCGGCTGTTGGGCGACCAAATATGGCGGCAACGCTTGCAAGAGTTTGGTAGTTTGGGCGATTTTTATCGTTGGCTGAATCAATTACCACTGGAACAGCCCCAACAATCGCTGCTCAAGCTGCTGACGACCTATCCTGGAGCGCCAGTTGATAGTTATTGCCAGATGTTGAATATTCATCAAGCGACCTATCATCGTTACCAAAAAGCCTTGTTCGAACAAATTGCCAAGGTGCTCAACCAGCCCCATCAAAACCAGCCAAACAACCCAAACTTGCCTGCTGATCGCGCTCCGATTCACCAATTACGGCCTGCGGTTGGCGATTTTGTGGGCCGCGAAACTGAACTTGAACGCCTGACTTATGCCATCCAAGTTGCGCACAAAGCCCAACGTAGTGCGGCTTTAGTGGGTATTCATGGCATGGGTGGTATCGGCAAAAGTGAATTAAGCTTGATCGTTGCCCACCATGTCTTGAATTTATATCCCGATGCCCAATTAATTCTCAATCTGTATGGTGCACGAGAGCAAGCCCTGACGACCGAACAAGCGCTCAGTTTGGTGATTAATGCGCTTGATCCTAAAGCAAGATTGCCCGAAAAGCGCGAGCAACTGCTGGCTCACTATCAGAATGTGTTATACAACAAGCGGGTGTTGATTGTCATTGACGATGCCCGTGATGCTGAGCATGTGCGCGACCTCATTCCGCCAGTTGGTTGTTGTTTAATTATCACCAGCCGCCAACGATTTAGCCTGCCAGCCATGCTCAATCTGCAACTTGAGGCGTTAAATGTTGCGAATGCACGCAGCCTTGTTCAAGCAATCTGCCCACGTTTAGATCAGGATAGTGCTGAGCAATTGGCAATCGCCTGTAATTACTTACCATTAGCCTTGCGAGTTAGCGCCAGCATTTTACAAAATAACCCAGCTTTGAAGCCTGAACAGTACTTAAATCAGCTTGCCGATCAAAGCCAACGCCTGCAAGCGCTGCGCGACCCTGATGATCCACAATTGAATGTCGAAGCCTCGTTAGCGCTTAGTTATGCTCAGCTTAGCCCAGAGCAACAATATTTTATGCGCCAATTGGCAGTGCTAGTCGCCGATTTTTCCAGCGCAATGGGCTTAGCAATCTTGGAATTACCGCATAATCTCGCGGCGGAGAACCAACTGTATTATTTATTACGACATAATTTATTACAATACGATGGGCATAACGAACGCTGGAGTATGCACGATTTGATTCGGAGCTTTGCCCGCAACCGATTAATTGAGCAGCAAGAGCACGATCCAGCACAAATACGCTATGTTCAGGTATGTATCGACCAAGCTCAGCAATTACATCAAGCTTATCGGCATGCGGTGCTGGCAACAATTTATGCCTATAATCATGAAAAAGAACATTTTGATTATTGTTTAGCTTGGCTAGCTAATGATGTAAATTCAAGCCAATATGCGCAGCAAATGCTTGATCTTGTTCATTTTACCGCTACGATTGGCCACCATAGCTATAATTATCAACAAGAGCGTGGTATTTATGTTCAAAAAGCGCTTGAAGCTGCCTATATGCTCGATCAACCAGGCTTAATTGCCAATAATTTAAGGCTAATAGGCAATGTAAAACGCTATATTGGCGATCTTCCAGCGGCAATTAGCTATCTTGAGCAATCCTTAGATCTCGCCTATTCAATTGATTCAGCTCAAGCTATTGCCAATAGTGCTAACGATTTGGCGACGATTTATGGGTTGCTTGGCGGCAAAGTGAATCATCAAAAAGCGCTTGAGCTCTATCAAAAAGCCTTATCAATTAGTCGATCAGCCAACGATCGCTATGAAATGTGTAACCAAATTAATAATATTGGCACATGCTATGCCAATATGGGCATGATCAGCGAAGCCGAACCATATTTTGCCGAAGCCCACGAATTAGCTCAAGTTGCGGGGAATATGTATGTACAGTTATTAGCGTTGTCAAATCTGGGGCAGGCCGCAGTGTGCTTGAACCAAGCTGAAGCCGCGTTACCGCACTTGTATGCAGCAATTGAAATCGCTGATCAAACTGGTAATAAAAAGAGCAAAGGCTGTATCTTTGGTAGTTTAGCTGAGGCCTATTGGCAATTGCACGATCAGTCAGCGGCATTCACCGCCCATGAACAGGCGATCGTCACGTTTGAGCAGCAAGGCTATGGGTGGGAAGCCGCCAATGCCCAATGGCAATATGGCCTAACCTTAGTTGAAGCTCAGCAGTTCGTGCCAGCTCAGAGCTTATTTGAAGCAAGCCTCAACTATCGTGCAACAATCAATGATCCTGCTTTGGAGCGTGATCGCCAATTGTTTGAACAACTCAAGACTGGTCAAATTGCCCCAACGCAATTCCTGACCGAGGTGAAGGCGCTCACCTAGCTGGCAAGGATTAGGGCTAGCTCTTTAGTCCTGTCTTGCAGCTAGCGTTATGGCCTAGATTTCTTAGGAAACGCCAACACTTTGGGTATTGATCTTGCTTCTAAAGCCATGTAGGATAGAGTTACAAGGATTCGGACGCAGAGGAAATGCAACGGAGCCGTTGTATTTTGGAATGCACAAAGGAGTGCCATAATGCTGAAGAAACGCCTCGAGGGTACGGTCGTGCGGGTAACCTTCAACATCCCAGCCCCACTCACCGCCCAGACGATCACACTTGTTGGCGAGTTCAATAATTGGAGCGAAACCGCGACCCCGCTGTTGCGCTCTGGGGAAGGCTGGAGTACCACCATGGATCTGCCACCCAATCACAGTTACCAGTATCGCTATCTTGCCGATGGACGCTGGCTGAACGATTGGAGTGCTGATCGTTACGAGCCAAATGAGTTTGGCGGTGCGAATTCGGTGGTTTACACTTAAACCAGCCACAAACGACGAGGCATCAATGAGGATGGCTCGTTGTTTTATTATTTTCAATAGGTGTTATATTGACACAAAGTCATTCAATCGCATATCATAGCAACAGTCTTAGTTCGATAAATCAATGCTCAAGGCTGTTGTTTTGCTTGATAGTTAATAAAGGATAGCTTGCCATGCTCGATCTCCACCCAACCTTTGAACGTGCTACCACCGATGCTGTGGCCCATTTCACCCCTTTGATCGAGGTGATCGCCGCGATTGCCCATGGCGATGCGACTCGTCGCGCCGAGGTCGAGTTTTTGTTGCCACAAATTGATAATAATGGCTGGCAAATTCAGGCAGCAGTTGAAGCTATTTGGGCTGGCGAACGTAATTTCAGCCAGCTCAGCGCTGGTCTCGATACCAATAGCGCGGCAATTGTCCAGGCAATTTTGGTCGCAGTCAGTCAAACACCTGATCCTGAAGAAGCACGTTTGGCTAAATTGATCGGCGAATGGCGGCCAATTATTCTGACGGTAGCTGCTGCCCATTTTGGAGTCCAGCATGCCTATACTGATCTCGATGGATTTTTGCCGCAACTTGAAGCTCAGGCTCAATGGCAAACCCTCGCCCAACGACTACGCTTGCTCGTAGCAGGCGACACCAACCGCCAGCGACTCTTGGCAGATCTTGACACAACTGATACCGTTATCATGCAGGCAATTTTCCATGCGCTGGATGATCAAGCAACAACCTTGCAACTTATTCGCGAGGAACGGGATCGGGCTGCGGCCCAAGAGGAAGCCCATGAGCAACAACAGGCTTGAATATTGGCAATACTTGCCGAAAAAGCCGCTCTATCAACGACCTTTAGTGCTGCTCCATGGCGCTTGGCATGGCGCTTGGTGCTGGCAAGCCGCCGCCCACGATTTTGCTGAACGTGGTTTTGCGGTGCATACGCTTAGTTTGCGCGGCCACGGCAGCAGCAGCATGCCACGCCTGTTTAATTTGGTGGGGCTGCAACATTACATCGACGATTTGCTAGCGCTGGTTGATACCCTTCAACCAGCGCCAATTGTGGTAGGCCATAGCCTTGGTGGGTATGTATTGCAGCATGCCTTGATCCAGCACCAACTACCAGCGGCAGTATTACTTGCTAGCATGCCTCAAACTGGACCGTTGGGTTTCACGTTGCGAACGATTCGTAATCAACCAAGCGTTGCCTTGCGCACGTTGTTAACTGCTGATGGTTTTAGTTTTGTACGCACCCCAGCCTTAGCCAAAGCCCTCTTTCTGCGTGATAACGCTTCCGCCGCCCAAGCTCAGGCATTGCATAGCCAACTAAGCAGCGAATCAGTCAAGGTTTTGATCGACGCAATACTGCATAAACCTGAACCAAGCAAGATTAAAACCCCAATCATGGTGATTGCTGCTGAACGTGATCGCGCATTTACCTTGGCTGAACAGCGTTCATTAGCCAATGCTTATCAAGCACCGTTGATTGTCGTGCCGCAAGCGGGTCATGATTTGATGTTTGATCCAGCTTGGCCCTTGGTCGCCGATGCGATCGAAGGCTGGGCTAGTCGTCACCAAAAATAGTTACTCAACCAACCACGCACCCAAGCCAACTAAGGCCGCATCCATCGTCGGCGGGTGAAACAAGCCAGCTCGCACATCACGGGCATAGCGTTCTAAGGCCAAATCCGGCGAGAGCGAAGCGCCACCAACCACAATCATAGCTTGCTCAACTGCGGCGATCGCATGCTCAATTGCGGTAGCCTTAGTTGTTGCGATCAGTGGACGCAAATTGCTGCGTTCGGCGGGTGCTTGCTCCCACAATTGGGCGGTTTGGTAGAGCAAACTGCGTGCAGTCAACACCAACTGCTCAACTTTGCCAAGCTGGTGCTGAATCGATTCCAGCTCGCTAATTGCTTTGCCAGCCAACGCCGTTGGACGACGTTCGCGGGCATAATCACGGGCAGCATCACGCGCTGCTTGGGCAATTCCCAAATAGACCGCCGCCATATTTAGTTGAAACCATGCCCCAGCATTGTTACGGCTCGGATCAACCAGTCCAGGTTGACGG from Herpetosiphon gulosus encodes:
- the rsfS gene encoding ribosome silencing factor; the protein is MEAQVLARRAVDLADSKQANDIIMLDVRPLATFADFLVICTAGNERMVRAVVKEIDDQLVQEGAATPKIEGSPETGWVLLDFGDVVVHIFSPEQRDFYKLDKLWQKATPVVVLQ
- a CDS encoding tetratricopeptide repeat protein codes for the protein MSEDYEWTAKTVQTLIQRPERLLGDQIWRQRLQEFGSLGDFYRWLNQLPLEQPQQSLLKLLTTYPGAPVDSYCQMLNIHQATYHRYQKALFEQIAKVLNQPHQNQPNNPNLPADRAPIHQLRPAVGDFVGRETELERLTYAIQVAHKAQRSAALVGIHGMGGIGKSELSLIVAHHVLNLYPDAQLILNLYGAREQALTTEQALSLVINALDPKARLPEKREQLLAHYQNVLYNKRVLIVIDDARDAEHVRDLIPPVGCCLIITSRQRFSLPAMLNLQLEALNVANARSLVQAICPRLDQDSAEQLAIACNYLPLALRVSASILQNNPALKPEQYLNQLADQSQRLQALRDPDDPQLNVEASLALSYAQLSPEQQYFMRQLAVLVADFSSAMGLAILELPHNLAAENQLYYLLRHNLLQYDGHNERWSMHDLIRSFARNRLIEQQEHDPAQIRYVQVCIDQAQQLHQAYRHAVLATIYAYNHEKEHFDYCLAWLANDVNSSQYAQQMLDLVHFTATIGHHSYNYQQERGIYVQKALEAAYMLDQPGLIANNLRLIGNVKRYIGDLPAAISYLEQSLDLAYSIDSAQAIANSANDLATIYGLLGGKVNHQKALELYQKALSISRSANDRYEMCNQINNIGTCYANMGMISEAEPYFAEAHELAQVAGNMYVQLLALSNLGQAAVCLNQAEAALPHLYAAIEIADQTGNKKSKGCIFGSLAEAYWQLHDQSAAFTAHEQAIVTFEQQGYGWEAANAQWQYGLTLVEAQQFVPAQSLFEASLNYRATINDPALERDRQLFEQLKTGQIAPTQFLTEVKALT
- a CDS encoding isoamylase early set domain-containing protein, coding for MLKKRLEGTVVRVTFNIPAPLTAQTITLVGEFNNWSETATPLLRSGEGWSTTMDLPPNHSYQYRYLADGRWLNDWSADRYEPNEFGGANSVVYT
- a CDS encoding alpha/beta fold hydrolase: MSNNRLEYWQYLPKKPLYQRPLVLLHGAWHGAWCWQAAAHDFAERGFAVHTLSLRGHGSSSMPRLFNLVGLQHYIDDLLALVDTLQPAPIVVGHSLGGYVLQHALIQHQLPAAVLLASMPQTGPLGFTLRTIRNQPSVALRTLLTADGFSFVRTPALAKALFLRDNASAAQAQALHSQLSSESVKVLIDAILHKPEPSKIKTPIMVIAAERDRAFTLAEQRSLANAYQAPLIVVPQAGHDLMFDPAWPLVADAIEGWASRHQK